In one Bactrocera tryoni isolate S06 chromosome 5, CSIRO_BtryS06_freeze2, whole genome shotgun sequence genomic region, the following are encoded:
- the LOC120776779 gene encoding citron Rho-interacting kinase, giving the protein MAPQREPISVRTTRLNNLILNRSCFAGFGNGAIQRKSIAAGRRSTYGAATVSPALSEALTRESLLDALCLLYNECSKDSLKKRDRNIAEFVQKYRPIVEEAQSLRANADDFTVKTLIGKGYFGNVHLVIERQTNDVYAMKKIKKSVVTTSQVKEERDIMARRSSEWITNLQYAFQDTDNLYLIMEFLPGGDLLSLMTRQGPFDEELARFYLSELTLAIHSLHEIGYVHRDIKPENILIDRFGHIKLADFGNAAALDRDGHVFSLSPVGTPDYIAPELLQTISTYKLTKSMHDVSCDFWSMGIIGYELICEITPFHEENVHETYSKILSHCEDSHLKEIITFPSDINVSESYKNLIGSLVTNPTNRLPYEKIKRHPFFESVKWETLRSQVPPIIPTVNSDDDTSNFEDVIRNKRRTNTFVKKSITTNVQSNEFCGRDLPFLGYSFVHMAKQSADAEGVADDARFSRLNIKIKDLQSNLKERVEEINKLKQQLIRAEQAAKQSNTQSKILQDAKDEINKMKNVIKEKTMELAACKTQIKTLQSSVKVEEEMWEKKEATITELLRVNRQKYEEAKIASEQRYEKLIAEKKHELANIIRKLDARESELNGKAEECKHLQEKMENYKEMLRQYKDQALADKEAFERNKLQLSETYEQKLTELRSKLRNEKDSKSRLTMVLREVRNEVDESVSTSKSLQESKLAMEKNNDEILKRLNRELEENNSLHAQNTQLEQQLESAQKALQDQQHEINRLERELNVAECGKNLAQSELATQQSSPYETAPGSLTELHVIEEQLRADLETAKENENVQKTRADKLQQIVEKLEEMLDKFNEQALSLSPRKGGASSNESNEHPVAHHIPSSVGDMLEKQNEKLEDRLVAVREQMIVERQAARTANLSLWKVEKQLEEAIAEKKMTQRRMELTEDKIKKIQSEKDEALRQCKTAHDETKQREERIRELRDEISSLKRDVMKEHRMWEKAEQERMQCKSEIIEHISNAQKLEERLSDLNQKVQQIQQKNDSLLLENKKLQRELNEERERSNSASDKSSHIQIELNNLKDNYERLKFACTITDNQLTEVESMLEAEQNRNKSHQEKLDNLNATLRKKEDLIAQLRKELSDEQVQKSASESRVQALNTEITECAENLAQTQKKLIAQQQQLMEQTNHLYQTQERVEVLTNETANLQTLNGNHERELTLLKEENARILSELFHTKEHCERLQQELRDALVNSNELHAEIDELQEIMAEKESFYVQRDIKSEATLAQHKKLIDYLQLKVEDLSHKKKLTFTEKLFGSSAHSNASKKENISPAAVETSILYRTLKEELRREKQRSKTLQDQIDKLNGVSQNIVGSTSGMRSPLKSVIKNESNTEDNANKTVGTLPKSSQKQTQADAKATTSNLQVTNEQAHHRFELALQETNNCDNTCIACKKPLIAGSPYWKCKECKIAAHRKCRIDVHTQCGNQIDQVALFSQTAEDQSDIDSISKYSYEGKLDDIGDATESASDVAQNEYTGNLIFCVEVQHNNENLEPLEINCAFEIEEQKIILLGCNTGLFALHIQQPQRLMHIAGIDSVSCIAVSLPLAKAVLVGARGESLFQCDFRQLLSRSQSSSPYVKNSLEASVLDLPFCNRSTNEKWQMVKISNEADNALDSVAIAATSTRIVIMKYDLKQQKFAPVRALDTATPVSSILFTRLTAIVSSDKFFEIDLETYAAEEFVDLSDHALSHIHNCQPVVAIRISQQEFLLCFMECGIFVDEYGCRSRPYDLNWEYTPTGFIYREPFLYIAHFQSVQILRIHRSYTKELASANNMKDMDADVDDSCSNSKRIYLRFYMPTLLTESGKVNVYMLAIQKETGLQQIYHLDSFQAFKQKLNESLETISSIATAITAESIPTSNPESID; this is encoded by the exons ATGGCTCCACAGCGTGAACCAATTAGTGTGCGTACAACTCGCCTAAACAATTTAATTCTCAATAGAAGCTGTTTCGCGGGTTTTGGAAATGGCGCCATACAAAGAAAGTCAATAGCGGCAGGCCGTCGTAGCACCTATGGCGCTGCAACCGTGAGTCCTGCTTTGTCGGAAGCCCTTACTCGTGAAAGTCTTCTCGATGCTTTATGTTTATTATACAATGAATGTAGTAAAGATTCATTAAAGAAACGCGATCGTAATATTGCggaatttgttcaaaaat atCGCCCAATTGTGGAGGAGGCTCAATCGCTACGTGCTAATGCTGATGATTTTACCGTAAAGACACTCATTGGTAAGGGATATTTCGGCAATGTTCACTTAGTTATTGAACGCCAGACGAATGATGTCTATGccatgaagaagataaaaaaatcgGTGGTCACCACATCACAAGTAAAAGAAGAACGTGATATAATGGCACGTCGAAGTTCTGAATGGATAACAAATCTTCAATACGCATTTCAA gATACTGACAATCTGTATTTAATAATGGAATTTCTTCCTGGCGGTGATTTACTAAGCTTAATGACACGGCAAGGACCCTTTGACGAAGAACTTGCACGATTTTATCTCTCTGAACTTACGTTGGCTATACATTCGCTTCATGAAATAGGCTATGTACACCGCGATATCAAaccagaaaatattttgatcgATCGCTTTGGACACATTAAACTTGCAGACTTTGGTAATGCAGCTGCTCTGGATCGTGATGGACATGTGTTCAGTCTGTCTCCGGTTGGCACTCCAGATTACATCGCTCCTGAATTATTGCAGACAATATCCACATATAAACTAACGAAGTCAATGCATGAT gtaagctgtgatttttggtcaatgGGAATTATTGGTTATGAACTTATCTGTGAAATAACACCATTCCATGAAGAGAATGTTCACGAGACATACTCAAAGATTTTAAGCCATTGTGAAGACAGTCACTTAAAAGAGATTATAACATTTCCTTCGGATATAAATGTGTCCGAAAGCTATAAAAACCTCATAGGTTCACTTGTCACGAACCCTACCAATCGTCTgccatatgaaaaaattaaacggCATCCATTTTTCGAATCTGTGAAATGGGAAACACTTCGTTCCCAAGTACCACCCATCATTCCAACTGTAAATAGCGACGACGACACTTCTAACTTTGAAGATGTTATTCGTAATAAGAGGCGTACCAACacatttgttaaaaaatcaattactaCAAATGTCCAGTCGAATGAATTCTGCGGTAGAGATCTACCCTTTTTAGGTTACAGTTTTGTGCATATGGCAAAACAAAGTGCTGATGCGGAAGGAGTTGCTGATGATGCCCGGTTCAGTCgattgaatattaaaataaaagatttacaGTCAAATCTAAAAGAGCGCGTGGAAGAGATTAATAAACTGAAACAACAGCTAATCCGGGCTGAACAAGCGGCTAAACAATCAAACACTCAATCTAAGATATTGCAAGATGCCAAggatgaaattaataaaatgaagaatgttatcAAGGAGAAGACTATGGAGTTGGCAGCATGtaaaacgcaaataaaaactCTTCAGAGTTCCGTAAAAGTAGAAGAGGAAATGTGGGAAAAGAAGGAGGCTACAATAACTGAACTGTTACGGGTAAATCGCCAGAAATACGAAGAGGCAAAGATTGCCTCAGAACAGCGTTACGAGAAACTAATTGCAGAGAAAAAACACGAGTTGGCAAATATTATCCGAAAGTTGGATGCACGGGAAAGCGAATTGAACGGCAAAGCAGAAGAATGTAAGCATTTACAGGAGAAAATGGAGAATTATAAGGAAATGTTACGTCAATATAAGGACCAAGCTCTGGCTGATAAGGAAgcttttgaaagaaataaactACAACTAAGCGAAACATACGAACAAAAGTTGACAGAGCTTCGTTCTAAGTTGAGGAATGAAAAAGATTCAAAGTCTCGTCTCACAATGGTACTACGCGAAGTACGAAATGAAGTAGACGAATCAGTTAGTACATCTAAATCCCTACAAGAGTCGAAATTGGCCATGGAAAAGAATAATGATGAGATCTTAAAACGATTGAATAGAGAGTTGGAGGAGAACAATTCCTTACATGCACAAAATACACAGTTGGAACAGCAGTTAGAATCCGCACAAAAGGCATTACAGGACCAACAACATGAGATTAACCGTCTAGAACGCGAATTGAAT GTAGCAGAATGTGGAAAGAATTTAGCACAATCAGAACTTGCTACGCAGCAATCTTCTCCTTATGAAACGGCACCAGGCTCACTGACCGAATTACATGTTATAGAGGAACAGTTGCGCGCCGACTTAGAAACagcaaaagaaaacgaaaatgtACAGAAAACGCGAGCTGACAAATTGCAACAGATAGTTGAGAAACTTGAAGAAATGTTGGATAAATTCAATGAACAGGCGCTGTCGCTATCTCCAAGGAAAGGTGGCGCATCTAGTAATGAAAGTAATGAACATCCGGTTGCCCATCACATTCCCAGTAGCGTTGGTGATATGCTGGAAAAACAAAATGAGAAATTAGAAGATCGACTCGTCGCCGTACGCGAACAAATGATTGTTGAGCGACAGGCGGCGCGCACAGCAAATTTATCGCTTTGGAAAGTGGAGAAACAATTGGAGGAGGCTATTGCTGAGAAGAAAATGACGCAAAGGCGAATGGAATTAACTGaagataaaataaagaaaatccaGTCGGAAAAAGATGAAGCCCTACGTCAATGCAAAACTGCGCATGATGAAACAAAACAACGGGAGGAACGCATTCGTGAGCTGCGAGATGAAATATCTTCATTGAAACGTGACGTAATGAAGGAACATCGAATGTGGGAGAAAGCAGAGCAGGAACGCATGCAATGCAAATCTGAG ATAATTGAGCATATATCCAATGCACAAAAATTAGAAGAACGTCTCTCAGACCTCAATCAAAAGGTTCAGCAGATTCAACAGAAAAATGATTCCCTTCTGTTGgagaacaaaaaattacaacgcGAGCTAAATGAAGAGCGTGAAAGGAGTAATTCGGCAAGCGACAAATCATCTCACATTCAAATCGAATTGAACAATCTAAAAGACAACTACGAACGTCTCAAGTTTGCCTGCACCATAACAGATAACCAACTCACCGAAGTGGAGAGTATGTTAGAAGCGGAACAAAACCGTAATAAGAGTCATCAAGAAAAGCTGGACAACTTAAACGCGACCTTGCGTAAAAAGGAAGACCTCATAGCACAGCTCAGGAAAGAGCTATCCGATGAGCAAGTACAAAAAAGTGCTTCCGAATCGCGTGTACAAGCGCTTAACACGGAAATTACCGAATGTGCTGAGAATTTGGCACAAACGCAGAAGAAATTAATTgctcaacagcaacaactgatGGAACAAACTAACCACTTGTACCAAACACAAGAACGCGTCGAAGTGCTCACGAATGAAACCGCAAACTTGCAAACGTTAAACGGAAACCACGAACGGGAACTGACTTTGCTAAAAGAGGAAAATGCGCGTATTCTATCCGAATTGTTCCATACCAAAGAACACTGTGAACGCTTGCAGCAAGAGTTGAGAGACGCACTAGTAAATTCCAACGAACTTCATGCCGAAATCGATGAGCTGCAAGAAATAATGGCCGAGAAGGAATCGTTCTATGTGCAGCGTGATATCAAATCGGAAGCCACATTGGCACAACACAAAAAACTAATAGACTACTTACAGCTGAAGGTGGAAGATTTGTCTCATAAGAAAAAACTAACTTTCACGGAAAAATTATTCGGAAGTAGCGCACATAGCAACGCCAGTAAAAAAGAGAACATTTCACCAGCCGCCGTCGAGACATCAATATTATATCGCACACTGAAGGAAGAGCTACGTCGTGAAAAACAACGGTCTAAAACACTCCAGGATCAAATTGACAAACTAAATG GTGTTTCGCAAAATATTGTTGGTTCCACGAGCGGAATGAGGTCCCCACTGAAAAGTGTCATAAAAAATGAAAGTAACACAGAGGATAATGCCAACAAAACTGTAGGAACCTTACCCAAATCATCACAAAAACAAACTCAAGCAGACGCTAAAGCAACTACCTCTAACTTGCAAGTCACAAATGAACAAGCACATCACCGCTTTGAGCTGGCATTACAGGAAACTAATAATTGCGACAATACCTGCATTGCTTGCAAAAAGCCATTAATAGCTGGTTCGCCGTATTGGAAATGTAAAGAGTGTAAAATTGCTGCACATCGCAAGTGTCGTATTGATGTACATACGCAGTGTGGCAACCAAATTGACCAAGTTGCTTTATTTTCTCAAACAGCCGAGGATCAGAGCGATATAGATTCGATCTCGAAATATTCATATGAGGGTAAATTGGATGACATTGGTGATGCTACCGAATCTGCATCAGATGTTGCCCAAAACGAGTACACTGGAAATTTGATATTCTGTGTAGAGGTGCAacataataatgaaaatttagaGCCCTTGGAGATCAATTGTGCATTCGAAATTGAGGAGCAAAAGATAATACTTCTAGGCTGCAATACTGGTCTATTCGCCTTGCACATTCAACAGCCACAGCGATTGATGCATATTGCTGGTATTGATTCTGTCAGCTGCATCGCCGTTTCTTTGCCACTTGCCAAAGCAGTATTGGTGGGAGCTCGCGGAGAGTCACTATTTCAATGCGATTTCCGTCAGTTACTGTCGCGAAGTCAATCTTCTTCACCTTATGTGAAGAACAGCCTCGAAGCTTCTGTATTGGACCTACCATTTTGTAATCGATCCACTAATGAGAAGTGGCAAATGGTAAAAATATCAAACGAAGCGGATAATGCTTTGGACTCGGTAGCTATAGCAGCAACATCTACACGTATTGTAATTATGAAATATGActtaaagcagcaaaaattcgcACCTGTACGGGCGCTAGATACCGCTACACCAGTTTCATCAATACTTTTTACACGCCTTACAGCTATTGTTAGCTCAGATAAGTTCTTTGAGATTGATTTGGAAACTTATGCCGCTGAAGAATTTGTCGATTTGTCCGATCACGCGCTTTCGCATATACATAACTGCCAGCCAGTTGTTGCCATACGAATCTCGCAGCAAGAATTCCTGCTTTGTTTTATGGAATGTGGTATTTTTGTGGATGAATACGGTTGTCGTTCGCGACCATATGACTTGAATTGGGAATACACTCCCACAGGTTTCATATACCGTGAACCATTTCTCTATATTGCGCATTTTCAATCAGTACAAATATTACGAATACATCGCTCTTATACAAAGGAGCTGGCCAGCGCAAACAATATGAAGGATATGGATGCAGATGTCGATGATAGCTGTTCGAACTCCAAGCGCATTTATTTGAGATTCTATATGCCAACATTACTCACAGAGAGCGGAAAAGTAAACGTTTATATGCTCGCAATACAAAAAGAAACTGGACTACAACAAATATATCATCTGGATTCATTccaagcattcaaacaaaagcTAAACGAGTCATTGGAAACGATTTCATCGATAGCAACAGCGATTACTGCTGAATCCATCCCCACCTCTAACCCTGAAAGTATCgattaa
- the LOC120777006 gene encoding nedd8-activating enzyme E1 catalytic subunit codes for MATDILSVLSGSPNQLMSLNSKRWNSLRHILERPGPFCKSDFTASAENLEALQTVLKILVIGAGGLGCELLKDLAMMGFGNLHVIDMDTIELSNLNRQFLFRRKDLGLSKAECAARFINERVPTCHVTSHFAKIQDFDESFYSQFHIIVCGLDSIVARRWINGMLISMLDYNEDGSVDPSTIIPLIDGGTEGFKGNARVILPGLTSCIECTLDLFPPQVTYPLCTIANTPRLPEHCIEYVKIIQWEKENPFSAPLDGDDPQHVAWVYERSLERANQYNISGITYRLVQGVIKNIIPAVASTNAVIAAACATEVFKLGTSCYDNMNNYMNFNDIEGIYTYTYPPEKSDTCLACSNTPQDLNVDDPNTTTLDDLIKILCESQRFQLKSPGLTTIIDGKNKTLYMSAVKSIEQQTRANLTMSLAELGLYDGASIMVSDVNMPTTITLILKYHPNEVEMK; via the exons ATGGCTACAGATATATTATCGGTTTTGTCTGGTTCGCCAAACCAACTTATGTCATTAAATAGCAAGCGATGGAATAGTTTGCGTCATATATTAGAACGACCGGGTCCGTTCTGCAAATCTGACTTCACCGCATCTGCCGAAAATTTAGAAGCTTTACAGACTGTGCTTAAGATTCTAGTCATCG GTGCCGGTGGCCTTGGGTGTGAATTATTAAAGGATCTTGCTATGATGGGTTTTGGCAATTTGCATGTCATTGATATGGACACAATTGAATTATCTAATTTGAATCGCCAATTCCTTTTCAGACGCAAAGACCTAGGATTATCGAAAGCAGAATGTGCTGCACGTTTTATAAATGAGCGTGTACCCACTTGTCATGTAACTTCACATTTTGCTAAAATTCAAGACTTCGATGAAAGtttttattcacaatttcaCATTATTGTATGTGGATTAGATTCCATTGTTGCACGTCGTTGGATTAACGGTATGCTAATATCTATGCTTGATTACAATGAAGATGGTAGTGTTGATCCATCTACGATAATACCATTGATTGATGGTGGCACTGAAGGCTTTAAAGGAAATGCGCGTGTAATTTTACCTGGACTCACGTCATGTATTGAGTGTACTCTAGATTTGTTTCCACCACAAGTGACATATCCCTTGTGCACAATTGCTAATACACCGCGTTTGCCAGAGCACTGCATagaatatgttaaaataattcaaTGGGAGAAAGAGAATCCGTTTAGCGCGCCACTCGATGGTGATGATCCGCAACATGTCGCATGGGTGTACGAACGTTCACTAGAGCGTGCCAATCAATATAATATTTCGGGAATTACCTATAG ATTGGTGCAGGGCGTTATTAAAAACATCATTCCAGCTGTTGCAAGCACCAACGCGGTTATTGCGGCTGCTTGTGCCACAGAG GTTTTTAAATTGGGCACGAGCTGCTACGATAATATGAACAACTACATGAATTTTAATGACATTGAAGGCATTTACACTTACACTTACCCACCGGAAAAAAGTGATACATGTCTGGCTTGTAGCAACACACCACAGGATTTAAATGTCGATGATCCAAACACAACTACGCTCgatgatttaattaaaatactctGCGAAAGTCAGCGTTTTCAATTGAAGAGTCCAG GCTTAACCACAATTATAGATGGTAAAAACAAAACGCTGTACATGTCAGCAGTTAAAAGTATAGAGCAACAAACACGTGCTAATCTCACGATGTCTCTGGCTGAGTTGGGGCTTTATGATGGAGCAAGCATTATGGTCAGTGATGTCAATATGCCCACCACAAtaacattaatattaaaataccaTCCCAATGAAGTGGAAATGAAATGA